The nucleotide sequence acaaccatcaaaatggatagaagaataaccagaatggcaaaggctcagccaatgatcacctccaggatgatcaaagacagtctggagttacctgtaagtactgtgacagttagaagacgtctgtgtgaagctaatctattttcaagaatcccccgcaaagtccctctgttaaaaaaaaggcatgtgcagaagaggttacaatttgccaaagaacacatcaactggcctaaagagaaatggaggaacattttgtggactgatgagagtaaaattgttctttttgggtccaagggccacaggcagtttgtgagacgacccccaaactctgaattcaagccacagtacacagtgaagacagtgaagcatggaggtgcaagcatcatgatatgggcatgtttctcctactatggtgttgggcctatttatcgcataccagggatcatggatcagtttgcatatgttaaaatacttgaagaggtcatgttgccctatgctgaagaggacatgcccttgaaatggttgtttcaacaagacaatgacccaaaacacactagtaaacgggcaaagtcttggttccaaaccaacaaaattaatgttctggagtggccagcccaatctccagaccttaatccaattgagaacttgtggggtgatatcaaaaatgctgtttctgaagcaaaaccaagaaatgtgaatgaattgtggaatgttgttaaagaatcatggagtggaataacagctgagaggtgccacaagttggttgactccatgccacacagatgtcaagcagttttaaaaaactgtggtcatacaactaaatattagtttagtgattcacaggattgctaaatcccagaaaaaaaaaaaatgtttgtacaaaatagttttgagtttgtacagtcaaaggtagacactgctatttttttgaacacacccctttcaactaattgcccaattgcacagccttaagagcgtgcatatcatgaatgctgggtcttgtttgttttctgacaatctactgaacctactggtaacttgtttgccacgtagcaataaaaaatatactaaaaaccttgattattctggttagtcacattgtactgctattattttgaacaatactgtaggtgtACCAAAGTaataaggacaagtcaaaaacatgATCTGGAAAATGGGTATATGAAGTTTACGCTCATAAATTATGTAATCTGAACATAAAGTTACATAAAGTGCAGCTTTATGCacgaaataaaaatgtatgtgcgtttaagttaagtgagggttaacgttagttgattataacagacaaataattatgtaaaatgtataataaacatgaACTTACCGTTAGAtgcctcaataagactgcactcgaaGAGTTTGTCTCACACAAGTGtatccatgtgcttttctgaaaggaaaaaacaacattttgaattataacttGTATGTAAAAAGTCTTTATAAACCACACAAGCATTAAATCACCTCACTAACTCGGTCTACGGTCAAACTaatttttcctctattttcacagatattcgcatatttcagccatccgtcactgtctgaaacttaataaaactgtattaatctGTCGTCGTAGATACCTTAGCACGATTATGTGAGTGACGTTACGTAGGTTGCCCGTTTGAGGTAaactgttcatcatttaacgtaaataatgttggcctatAGAAGTTTAACAGTAATGTTGCcgcaaaaaaaagttataattctaccaatttaaaataattattaaagaaaacattaaataaacttaccttaaaaccgttgaaagccgtggctttgccccgttgttcttccaaaatgacagttggggagcgatcttcaaggcgcgttaaataacccagcgctggtcCGGAAACAACCgagcaggtttaacccaacacgTCGTAAAtttgaaactacccaaaagtgtttaaaaagaaataaaataacccaacaaaatgacccaacccTTTCTAGAGTGTATATTCATCGATGGTAACTGATTTAACTATGATCAGCGCAGCATTTTATACGTGCAGAGACATTTAATGTATATTGGAAAACTCATTCTAATTCATTCCCACTCTTCTTCGGTGGTAACTTAACCCAACTCCGTGCTTCCTGtaatgagagctgtcaatcaaggtaCAAGGATGTCCCTGTGTGAAAGTGACCAATCATAAGAGGGTCAGTGCCCTCCTTGGTTTCCGCCCCCAAATTGTCAAAAGTCATGTAGACTCGAGCGAGCAGAAATCAGCTGAGCGAGCAGAAATCCACCGCGCGAGCAAAACAGCACTCCGCGAGCAGAAGCCCGCTGCGCGCGAGCAGGATTCCACTGCACAAGCAGAGTTAACCTATGCGAGTATGCCAGGCGCTCGCTCGCAGCTACATGTACACCTCTCGGCTGTTGAATTTGTGCGCGAGTACTTTTATCATGCCAGCTGAAGGTTCATTTTTGCgcgtgtgaaataacataatgtgctcgtgagcatgtcttacacgctcataacttttgactaaaatgtaacgccataaacaaaataacaaaacacggaagggaacaggaaagggaaggaAACGGAACGGGAACTCAGAATATGAGAATAGAGGAATCTCGGGGAACAAGAAGACTGGCACatcaaagggtaaggactccatacaaacaacagggaaagacaggtatttataaggagactaatgacaatagattgcctacACCTGATGCAATTAACTGGAgggcaattactgtgaagacaggaccagactagaggaattatagtgcctatggtgaagtgcctaaggagaagtgagctcactagtggacacccagggaaacagagactataCAGCATGACAGCAAGTTTTTATTAGCTTATTTGAAGGTCAGCTTACAATTTACAAATAAGGGAGGTGgaagcaaataaaaacaacaaaaagagcaatgatatataagtgctataacaagtctccgttagcttaacacagtacacgtagcaagggcttttaaataatataaataaaaagaaaacagacagaatagaaaaaaagagcaataggtcatatatatatatatattataaataaatattttgtcaagACAAAACAGTACTTACAAATGGCACCAAGCACCTACAACTCTCCAAAAACTATActtgcaaaaatataaaaaaaaattactttgtcaTTTAAACTAACACTGTAATCTGATCAAGTAActcttttaacattaatatgaataattacatCTTATTCCGCCAGTGGTTAATTTTTCCTTCTCTCTTAGCTCTGATATTAGCAGCCAAGCATTTATGGCTCAGAGACCTGCATTAAAAACCCTGCATACTCAGTGCCCATGCACTCATGCATCATGTGTCATCAGAGCAATATTGTTATTGACATGAATGTGAATGATACCTCACAGCTCTCACCCCCATGCACTGAAAACCATGCATGCATCACATATGAGACCAACTACACATGCTAGAAGATCAGCTGATAGATTTATGACAGAAGAGCATTTTCTATTCCTGATTTATACACTTCTACATGCACTAGTATATGCGCAGCTCAtaccagggccgtgcacagacgtTTTGAGAGGCAGTGGCCCAGACCAAAAAAAGGGGCACTAAGGGGGTGGGTGCTTGTTAAATGGCTCCCTCACTCTCCATATCTTCCTGTTATGCCTCTATTTCTTCCCTCTCTGTCCCACTGTATTTCACTCTTTCTCAATCTGAACAttttctgtctctggctcagttcCAAGACCTTCACTTTTACTTTGTTGAGTTGACCCTGGGACAGTTTaatcttaatataaaaaataaataacaaacctTTTACAATCAGATtgtaaatataattatgtttAGTGCTAATTCAATTTATGTTGCTGTAGTGTAATTACTCattcattcaaataatttaatgcCTGTCTTCCTTTGTTGTCAGCTGGTTTAACAGTCTTGTCTGTTAATTTGGCCCTTCCTCACTTTCTGAGCCTGCTCCTTCCTCATCTTCAGTGGAAGTATAAATATTAGACACACATGATAGTATCATCTAAAACAAGtgattatattgtgaaatatacctAATCCATTTAATCCCACCGGTCACAATAATGAttgtaaaaaaaaggttttcatttttAAGTCCCTAAAAACCTTTCTGATTGGTGTTTTAGTGCACTTCCTGCAAATATGGGAAAAATAAAGGGTGTTGAAATatgttcagtttcacatgattatTGCAAATTGTCACATGATCAGAGCAGTTCTTCCTGTTTGCACCTTGAGCTCCAAAACTAAAGGCTAGTAAAGTATGTTAACATACAGATAAAGATTTTTGGTACACATTATCTTTAAGGTGTCTAGTATTAATATATGcattcacatacagtatatttcgTTTTGTTGAGTGTGGTCATAGAATGAGGAAACATGTTGATCGTCACAATGGTGAACGGaggaataacaatataaatacgATTGCAGTTGCGAGTGAAAATTACACTTAAATGTTGCAATTACAAAATATTGCACTAAATTAAAAATTTGTTCCAAATTCAGTACTACAGTACTTGTGACtgacaataaaacacaatttttcaaacacttttccaaataataataataaatatattattttgctcTTTTGTTCTCTGCTGCACTCtgtcttcttcttttttgttagttttttttttctcaatccgCACTTCTGCCGAGCCTGCACTGGTGCGAGATCCACAGCAGACTTCTACCCGTCAGTCAAAGTGGCATTAGATCACAAAAGTGCAGACTCAGTGGAAGACCGTGAGGGTTtagggtgccatttgggacagggtctGTGATTGATGCTGCAGAGCAAGCAGGAAAACATGGAGTGGATTCGCAGAATCAGTAGATCTTTAGCTGAGGTAACAGACCGCTATGAGCCTGGGGTGATGGGGGACTGGTGAGAGGGGCTTCTCAGCTGATGAGGGCAGAGGGGTCTTGCCACCGTGCCACCCCCCTGTGCACGGCCCTGGCTTATACACATCACACAACTCATTCTAGGTCAAATATACTGCAGAATATGgagcagaaataaaaatgacacaattCTCTCTTCTCTTATTGCTGCTCCATGGTTTCCTCGATCTGTAGACAAAACGtaacaaaattgtttttattttcaaccttTTAACCCTCTCAGTCTGACCTTTCAAGTCATTTCACATAAACATTTCAGGTTTTCTAAGGcccttaaataaaataataataataataataataataataataaacctgctGTACCCAATCTACTACATCCCTTAAATGAGTTAATTCATTTGATCCAGTAAAAGGTCTTCTAAAAAAATACAACTCCATTTGCACCTCACATACTAGGCCTGTAGGTGGCACCCAGGCTTCATTCAAGCATAAAGCAATACTTTATACTTTATTGTCAGACTGTGTCTGAAATTTTTCTTGCATAACAGTTTTTATGTTTACAACATTTAACGTACAGTCTACATTGACATTCACTCTAGCacgtacaattatacatttcatacaaCATTTATACATCTGCAACACCTTCCCAATACTCTTGATCTCTGATTAGGTGTTTTTGTTCAGTGCAAGGATTGCCTGGTGCACAAAAGAGTTTTTCAGCTTCACTTTCTTAAATTTGGGAACTCTATACCTCCATTGTGACGGTAATAATTCAAAGTCTTTATGCAGTATATGCGTAGGATTAGAGACTATATTGTTAGCAAGCCTAAACATCTTCTTATAATAGGATGAATCGTAAAGCATTTCAAGCGGCTGACCTACTATCTTTGaacagatttttaatttattaaaaacctTGTTTTTTAGCGCAACAGATAAACTTTTATACCAAATAGAGTTGCAGTATTGCAGTAAGCTCATTATCACGGACCTATAGAACAACAAAAGAATCTGCCTTCTTACTCCAAATGACCTAAGACGGCAAAGAAAATAGAttctctgctttgtttttttacatagagtATCAATGTGATCTTTCCAGGACAACATGTCGTCTATAATTACTCCCAAATATTTATAGGTCTTAACAAATCTAATTGTCTCGTTATGAATAGAAACAGGAGTTATATCCGCCGTAGACTCGGaatcgagtccaattttgaatgaactcggacttgtcacgcactcgggtgaatttgtactcggacttgacacggacttgaacattttggactcggaaaatattccgagtacagtcgagtccgcgtcatgtgtaacaataaaaccagcataaatttgagatgataaattaatgaatgtctccccttctgtcattttactgcaccacaccggcaggcaacAGTGGCATATcatctcatgcttgcagacgaaacacacgcatcACTCACTGGATAtaaatgtggattagtgatgggaagttcgattcttttccgcaaaccggttctttcggatggTTTGACGTTATGgcgtcaagtctatcaaacattcaaatatataaagtcactaATCATAActtcagttaaaaacctcattaTCATGTTacgtttacaattaagttttgcaacaacacacccaaatacagtaacagcaataatgtgcatacaagGATTTAgctaagtcttgaagatataaagtaaattaggtgtcatcagcgcagaaaccatgattcACTTACTATACacaatccattgcgatgtatttgttattaaatgaacttaagtttcgtcagattgcccttcattcaagccctcggattacccgcactcataacattagcacagaatcagttcagaatcaatcaccaaaagaatcagttcggttcagacgcgctgtgagtcagttggcttcacgctgaatcgcgcatgcgcagtatcatcagctcctcggttctcgaatcagacccgtccgaaagaaacggtttttggttcagtgtactgatgatctgaaaaccaaTGCAGcaggttcttgactcaagaaggagaatcgctctaaccggcacatgctgcagttcagtatcatcagctgctccacttgtgttcatgttctgtttactacaaactgaatttgtgaatctgtcatcattaactataaatacagtacagatatttcataaatcatcccttattcctattaaacatagagtctttagagtcttaattattgtccaacttccctgaaaacccctttggcccatacataatctacaatatacagattagaaacatatattttaaaaaaaaaaacaataaaaaaaaacaatatatatttatccgatgtttaacaaaatactttattacatattacacgaatgtgcagtatcatcagctcctcggttctcaaatcggactcgtccgaaagaaacggttttcggttcattgtactggtgatccaaaaaccgatgcaaccgactaccaaagacagcagcagcaaccaacagatgctgcacagctcagcattgcaggatttgcaagaccagaactgaccaaacaagcagtgcaactttatgatgcaagttctccaagacaacaagaaattcataatgtcatcattaaggatctcctcattggctgcactttacctctgtcaaatgtgggggagaggcattaaataactgaaatgtcatctttaactggaggacaatatagtgtgatacaataataaaacaggttcatttgtattttcatgcacttgtaataaaataaaacatttgaaaccttttttgataggaaactagttctgttgacgtaaaataaaaatgttcaatggcaatgactagatgtaacagtggtattttttttattacatttttatattgccattggtttaatgggttgaaaggttaaaatattaatagaatgtaaaaatttacaataccaatttataatcttttttaatttaactactttctggactcgggcggactcgactcggactcggcctttaagaactcggacttgaggcCAACTcagccccttttggactcggactcggacttggactcgatgtttgtggacttggtcttgactcgtactcaaCAAAGGTGGACTCAGACCCAACTCTAGGAGTAACAGTCTCTCTAGACATTTCACAATTACAGAGGTAAGAGCTATTGGTCTGtagtctttaatttttttttggacatgATATTTTTGGTAGTGGTTTTATGTATGCAGTCTTCCATATCACAGGAACAACATGTGTGTCGACTGAAGATTAAAATATTGGTTGCCACACAGGTGCTAATTCATGAGCAAAACTTTTTAAAAGGTCTGCACTACAACCATCAGGACCCACAGCCTTTTTTGTATTGATAGATTGAAACATTTTCCTAACATCTTCAACCTCAATGACAATCATCTCCGATGATGCTAGAACTACATCTGTTGTTTCTATGAATTTGTCTTGTTTGCCTATTAGTTCAAACCGGGTAAAAAAGGTGTTTAATTCATTCCCAAAACTAAGTTCATCATCAGTTACAATGGATTTTTTTGAAGATGACAATCCAGACATAGTTTTCATAATGTCCCAAACCTTTTTAGTATTATTAGTTTTGAAGACTTTTTCCAGACACTTCTTATGAGCTTCTTTTGTTtcctttagtttaatttttaattctcTTTCCGTTTGTTTAAATACCTTAATATCTTTATCCTTGAACGCTACTTTCCTTACATTTATCATTTCTTTAATATCTTTAGTCACATATGGTTTATTATTTGGAAAAACTTTAATCTCTTTAGTAGGTATGTTCAGCTCCACACAGAAACTGATAAAGTCATTTAACACTGTAGTTCTTTCGTCCAGTGAGCCTTCATCAAAAATGTCCCAGTTTGTCCAATCAAAACAGTCTTTCAGTTGTTCTACACTTTCATTCGACCATATTCTGATCATTTTCGTTTctggtttactttttttaagtttagtcCTGTACACGGGAATCATGTGCACAACATTATGGTCATAATTTAAAATTGGTGGCATACATTTGGACACATAGGCATCCCTTACATTTACAAAGCACTTATCCagaatgttgttgtttcttgtttGAGTCTTTACATACTGTTCAAATCCCGGCAACAAAGTCTCCAATTTGCACTGGTTTAAATCGCCCAGTACGATCACAGGTGCGTCGGAGTAGCTGAGTTGCAGTTTGTGAACATAGTCCCCTATCAGGCTTGCTGCCTGAGATGGTTTACCGTTGGGCGGTACATATACCacgaacaacaaaatacaaccaaATTCTctaggcagataaaaaggtcttaaGGTCATGCCGAGAATTTCCACATTTGAgtcacatattttatattttactgaaTAAGATCGACACCATTTCTCATTAATATACACACAGATGCCTCCCCCTTTATTTTTACCTGACATTTTATCTCTATCCGCTCGAACTAGTGTGAATTCAGGAATTTCGAAAAGCGAGTCAGGCATTGTAGACTTCAACCAGCTTTCcgtaaaacaaagcaaagatgCTTCACGAAATTCATTACAGTACCTTGTGTGTGATCTTATCATGTCCATTTTGTTATTCAGAGAACGCAGATTACTGAAGACGATTGACGGCAGCGGTGGTTTTTTAAATCTCCTTCGCAATCGGCTCCGAATTCCTCctgcgaacaaaaagacacataaatgtaagcttttttggcataaataaagattttaatgaaatgtaatcatttgttttacgttacattcaattgtgagttcatattaaccgTCATGTACTCAAattaatgtttgcaaaaaatcgttGATATTTGCTAATgccatatcattacagactgtgtgatagtgccacagcatatgtctgatcagggcgataactgccgtagacattgatgggggaTAATCCCCCAACAAACCATTTTCTCAGATATTGtctattcgagagagagagagagagagagagagagaaatggaaattgcatgtattcgcgtctgtgcgtttatctttttagagtgagtttacttaaaaacagtgattgtatcctctcgtcgctggaaagtataatgtagcgattcagtatttaaactgtatttaatgaaagtcatggggcagcgttgacaagtttattttctcctggatgtgtgagctgcgcgatttccgatatgtgtcaTGTCAtatgtgtcagtaagcagctcattagtACAGAACGATAAAGTCTCTAATGACTTTatcacaccagcacaccagtatatgtgtgtattgtaagagctagacgatgaatgatggcgtgtgacgtcatggtacTGGTGTCCCAATCCTGGTGTCCCAAACCTGGTGTACCCTTTGACCCTCTGTTTCAAGGGATAAGGGGAAGGGGTAGgtggaggggtaggggaaggggaaggagtataaaatagaattgggattgggccttagccacctcataaaatatgtatgaattggcATGAGATCAAGCTGGGCCATTAATGGAATATGCTAGTGATGCCAGGGTTATCTCTGCCACAAATCTGAACCCTCCCATACACCTGCAGTCATTGTCATTGAgggcaaaaactacgactttattcagcattgtcttctcttccgtgtctgttgtgagagagagttcaaaacaaagcagtttgtgatatccggttcgctgGCAGTGAAGAAGACATGGTATGACAGAAGGACCTAAAACCAATCCTTATTATGTCTTTGTTATGATTGGGTGCAAAAAGCATacacaaaaaaatcttacaaGATCGCTCGAGGGCAGGAaggattgtgggaaatgtagtgcagtGGTGATCATGGGAGTACATTCAAGTCTTATATGCATTACTTGCTAACTGCTTTTGAGCAAAACCAGTGTTTGTCCACTAGAGGACTGACATGATCAGATACTAATACCAGCAGCAGTGTATCTGTATATGACCGTTTATTTATTGAGCAGATCATTTTATCTAAATGACTTACAGATGGGAATACAACAATCAAACACAATTCTTCCAAGGCACAATACAATAAAAGTAGTGGAATGCCAAAATCAAGATGATTTAAAGAGAACAGTCACTCAGGGCTCATACAGTCAATAATAAATATAGCATTCTCTTCTAAAGGACATGCAGTAACAAATAACACAGTACCTCCGTATACAATGGTGTAAAGTTAAATCTAAAACCAATAGTTAAAAAACAATCACTCTCATTGGGTATGTAAAAAAATGAGCAAAACTGTCTGAATTCATAGTGTCTGTTACTGTTATGGTGTTGTTATTTGCATTAATAGGGTCCCCTCCTGCTCAGGCCCCTCATCTGGACTTCTTTCACTCcctgaaagaaaacaaagaaaactaaaaagtTGATATTTATGTGCAGAgataatcacattttaaaaaatcgaaGTATTCTGGAAATGGAAATTAAATCCCAAttgaatattttacaattattttaattaaagcgGAATAATGTGATTTCCAAATAAAGGCACACTATATAAGATCACCATGTCACTCACCACAGATTGTAACTTTGAATCTCTTGTATTTGGTCTCTCGGCTGCTGATGATCAATAGTTTATAAACTCCAGAGTGTTCAGTTGAGCTGTtcgtgatggtcagagatccagacTGATCCAGGTTCAGTCGGTTTCTGAATTTCTCTTCAGTGGAGAAGCTTGTATTGAAACTTGTACCGAAAAGTGCTTTATTTATTTCTCCTCTAGCGATGAGACTGTCTTCAGGTCCAAACATCCACAGCACCAGATCATCTTTTTGTATTTCAATATCGTTGTCTAGCCTGACTGATTCTCCCTCCATCCCAGACTCAGTCTTCTCTTTATTTTCAGCACCACATACAAGAGGAAACACATGAATGTTATAACAAAATTAACTCCTGTCCGATTAATTAGAGGGCAAGATGATGGATTTTAGTTTTGCACATAAGAATGAACTGTGTTGGAGCtgtacacattttaaaatgtccctAATTTCTGGCCACCAATGAAGATTTGACTAACATAATATCATTTGTTTCTGTCTTCTCGAgttgtttgcatctttatcttttaatcatAGCGCTAAATCATCAAAACTTTAGAGTACTCACCATGAGCAATAACCATGAATCTCTTGCATGTGCTCTTTTTGCCGCTGGTGATTTGAAGTGTATAAACGTCTGAATGAGCTCTGCTGATGTTCCTGATGGTCAAATCTCCAGTTCTCTGGTTTAACTGCAGTCGGTCTCTGAATCTGCCATCAGGACCTTTGTATAATTTGGTCTGATTGGTGGCTCGGTTGATTTCAGCTATGAAAATGTCTTCATCACTAAACTTCCACAGTATCCGGTCATCTTTGTTCAGTGCAGTAACACCAGTTtgtagagtgacagaatctccaaCTGTATATTTCAGTGTGTTCACTgccaaaacaagaaacatgaagaaACATGTGAGTGTGAACATTAACACAGTTATCTATATTATTTTTGAGTTACTCACACCAAACAAGAACGTTGAACTTCTTGTATAAGTCTTTATTTCTGCCCTTTTTGATCTGCAGTTCGTAAACTCCAGAGTCAGTGCTTTTAGTGTTCATGATGGTGAGATCTCCAGTTCGATCGTCCAGCTCCAATCTGTCTCTAAATCCATCATCATCATTGTAAACAATGCTCTCATTGGTCTGTCCATCGATTTTGGCGATAAGTGCATTTCTAGGTTCAAACTTCCAAAGTATCAGATCATCTTTCTGTATTTCAGTAACACCGGTCTGCAGACGGACAGATTCTCCTTCTGTGGATTTCAGTGTGTCCTCTTCATTTTATAAAGAAACagaaacacataaaacatgttgATATGAATGTGGATGTAAACAATTCAAAACCCACTAAAGAACCCAACGAAGgtcaaaaacaaataaagtaacATGAAACCTCTCATTGTGGACTCATTGTGTTGATTTTAGTGATATGAGTGCTTTGAGGTCCAAATATCAACAGAAACACATTATATCTCTGCATTTCAGTAACATCAGTGtgtagagtgacagaatctccctccatcactgatatTGTGTGTATCTCATTGATCTCAACACCAAACACAACTGTGGAACAAACATTGAAACTGTTTGAAGCTGGTTTACTAATACTGTAACTGAAACACATTTGGAACCAGTCAGAGATAATAAAGACAGGCAGGAAAAACGTTACACATTTTGTTTAAGAGGTCACAGACTGCTCAAATAACCATTCACAAGTCAAAAATAGCAAAGACTTATTTGTATATGAACTCTGAACCTGATTTTACTGTAGATGACAAAGGTGCAGTTCCTTGTTCCTTGTGTATGAATCATCTTATCCTTATGGTACTGGTCATGAAAACAATAGCACTTATTGTTGTCAAATATCTCTCTTCAGTTGgctcatatacatatacatacatatatatatatatatatatatatacatatatatatatatatatatatatatatatatatatatatatatatatatatatatatatatatatatacacgcaccttatattatattatatatatattacccatATTTTTAATGTGTTGTTCAACATTTAATGTCAAATGTAGAAGTATTGCATTTAAAAAGTGTGCCTTTCAAACTTAGTCTCATAACATGTTGATCAAAATAGGAGTAAAgtgcatgtgctgtgaggatttgcagcgcgttttgttatatgcattgGTGTGAtcatttgcaacacttgtgttgtcaaactgatgaagatgtttcctTCATTTGCTGATGTTCTTttcaatttgtgtgtgttttcttaagttgcagcgtgt is from Carassius gibelio isolate Cgi1373 ecotype wild population from Czech Republic chromosome B22, carGib1.2-hapl.c, whole genome shotgun sequence and encodes:
- the LOC127988259 gene encoding uncharacterized protein LOC127988259, encoding MNTKSTDSGVYELQIKKGRNKDLYKKFNVLVWLNTLKYTVGDSVTLQTGVTALNKDDRILWKFSDEDIFIAEINRATNQTKLYKGPDGRFRDRLQLNQRTGDLTIRNISRAHSDVYTLQITSGKKSTCKRFMVIAHEKTESGMEGESVRLDNDIEIQKDDLVLWMFGPEDSLIARGEINKALFGTSFNTSFSTEEKFRNRLNLDQSGSLTITNSSTEHSGVYKLLIISSRETKYKRFKVTICGE